In a single window of the Heliangelus exortis chromosome 1, bHelExo1.hap1, whole genome shotgun sequence genome:
- the FRMD4A gene encoding FERM domain-containing protein 4A isoform X4, with translation MSIVESLPTYGVHYYAVKDKQGIPWWLGLSYKGIFQYDYHDKVKPRKIFQWRQLENLYFREKKFSVEVHDPRRASVTRRTFGHSGIAVHTWYACPALIKSIWAMAISQHQFYLDRKQSKSKIHAARSLSEIAIDLTETGTLKTSKLANMGSKGKIISGSSGSLLSSGSQESDSSQSAKKDMLAALKSRQEALEETLRQRLEELKKLCLREAELTGKLPREYPLDPGEEPPIVRRRIGTAFKLDEQKILPKGEEAELERLEREFAIQSQITEAARRLASDPNVSKKLKKQRKTSYLNALKKLQEIENAINEYRIKSGKKPTQRASLIIDEGNIASEDSSLSDALVLEDEDSQVTSTISPLQSPHKGLPPRPPLHNRPPPPQSLEGLRQMHYHRNDYDKSPIKPKMWSESSLDEPYEKVKKRSSHSHSSSHKRFPSTGSCAEAGGSSSLQNSPIRSLPHWNSQSSMPSTPDLRVRSPHYVHSTRSVDISPTRLHSLAQHFRHRSSSLESQGKLLGSENETGSPDFYTPRTRSSNGSDPMDDCSSCTSHSSSEHYYPAQMNPNYSTLAEDSPSKARERQRQRHKSAGNLVSSNSGSMPNLAARNGTGHHRVYLHSQSQPSSQYRIKEYPLYIEGSSTPVVVRSLENDQEGHYSVKAQFKTSNSYTAGGMFKENWHGDEVDSVRLTPSRSQIIRTPSLGREGHEKGSGRTAVSDELRLWYQRSTASHKEHSRLSHTSSTSSDSSSQYSTSSQSTFVAHSRVTRMPQMCKATSAALPHNQRSSTPSSELAATPPGSPHHILTWQTGSYNDSCFLDSPLYPELADVQWYGQEKAKPGTLV, from the exons ggcATCTGTGACCAGAAGAACTTTTGGGCATAGTGGCATTGCTGTGCATACGTGGTACGCCTGCCCAGCACTAATAAAGTCCATCTGGGCTATGGCCATTAGTCAACATCAGTTCTACCTggacagaaagcaaagcaag TCCAAGATTCATGCTGCAAGAAGCCTAAGTGAGATTGCGATTGACCTGACCGAAACTGGAACGCTCAAGACCTCCAAGCTGGCCAACATGGGGAGTAAAGGCAAAATTATCAGTGGCAGCAGTGGGAGTCTTCTGTCATCAG GTTCCCAAGAGTCAGACAGTTCTCAGTCTGCCAAGAAAGACATGCTGGCTGCTCTGAAATCCAGGCAAGAAGCTTTGGAAGAGACGCTGCGCCAGCGCCTGGAAGAGCTGAAGAAGCTGTGTCTCCGAGAAGCG GAGCTCACAGGAAAACTGCCCCGAGAATACCCCCTAGATCCTGGGGAGGAGCCACCTATTGTAAGGAGAAGAATAGGAACTGCCTTTAAACTGGATGAGCAGAAAATCCTGCCTAAGGGAGAG gaggcagagctggagcgCCTGGAAAGGGAGTTTGCCATTCAGTCCCAGATCACAGAGGCTGCCCGGCGCCTGGCGAGCGACCCAAATGTCagcaaaaagctgaagaaacagaggaaaacatcATACCTGAATGCACTGAAAAAACTGCAGGAGATCGAGAACGCCATCAACGAGTACCGCATCAAATCTGGCAAGAAGCCAACCCAGAGAGCATCACTGATCATAGATG aAGGAAACATTGCCAGTGAAGACAGCTCTCTCTCAGATGCCCTTGTTCTCGAGGATG AGGATTCTCAGGTCACCAGCACAATATCCCCTCTCCAGTCCCCACACAAGGGACTCCCTCCCCGGCCACCCTTGCACAACAGGCCACCTCCTCCACAGTCCCTGGAAGGCCTCCGCCAGATGCATTACCACCGCAACGACTACGACAAATCCCCCATCAAACCCAAGATGTGGAGTGAGTCATCCTTGGATGAACCCTATGAGAAAGTCAAGAAACGTTCCTCACACAGTCATTCCAG CAGCCACAAGAGGttccccagcactgggagctgtgctgaggcaggagggagcagctcaCTGCAGAACAGCCCCATCCGGAGCCTTCCCCACTGGAATTCCCAATCCAGCATGCCCTCCACACCGGACCTACGGGTACGCAGTCCACACTACGTCCACTCCACACG GTCAGTAGACATCAGCCCAACCAGACTGCACAGCTTAGCTCAGCACTTTAGACACCGGAGCTCCAGTTTGGAGTCACAAGGCAAACTCCTTGGCTCAGAAAACGAGACAGGGAGCCCTGATTTCTACACCCCAAGGACTCGTAGCAGTAATGGCTCTGACCCCATGGACGACTGCTCTTCCTGCACCAGCCATTCCAGCTCTGAGCACTACTACCCTGCTCAGATGAACCCCAACTATTCCACCCTGGCAGAGGATTCCCCGTCGAAAGCCAGAGAGcggcagaggcagaggcacaAATCTGCAGGCAACCTGGTCTCTTCCAATTCAGGGAGCATGCCCAACCTGGCTGCTAGGAACGGGACAGGGCACCACCGTGTCTACCTGCACAGCCAGAGCCAGCCCTCCTCCCAGTACAGGATCAAAGAGTATCCCCTGTACATTGAGGGCAGCTCCACACCCGTGGTGGTGAGGAGCTTGGAGAACGACCAGGAGGGACACTACAGCGTGAAAGCACAATTCAAAACCTCCAACTCCTACACGGCGGGGGGGATGTTTAAGGAGAACTGGCACGGGGATGAAGTGGACTCCGTCAGGCTCACCCCCTCCCGCTCCCAAATCATAAGGACTCCATCTCTGGGCAGGGAAGGCCACGAGAAAGGCTCTGGTAGGACTGCTGTGTCAGACGAGCTGCGGCTCTGGTACCAGCGGTCCACGGCCTCTCACAAGGAGCACAGCCGCCTCTCGCACACCAGCTCCACCTCCTcagacagcagctcccagtaCAGCACATCCTCACAAAGCACCTTTGTGGCACACAGCCGGGTCACGAGAATGCCTCAGATGTGTAAAGCAACATCAG CTGCCTTACCTCACAACCAGAGGAGTTCAACACCGTCAAGCGAACTGGCAGCCACTCCGCCGGGCAGTCCCCACCACATTCTCACGTGGCAGACTGG GAGCTACAACGATAGCTGTTTCCTGGATTCTCCACTCTATCCAGAATTAGCAGATGTCCAGTGGTATGGACAGGAAAAAGCCAAGCCTGGAACTCTAGTGTGA